A window from Salinigranum halophilum encodes these proteins:
- a CDS encoding MBL fold metallo-hydrolase, whose protein sequence is MKLQFLGGVREVGRSALLVNDSLLLDYGMLTGNPPQFPVSRPDPEAVVVSHGHLDHVGLIPSLLSGRDPPAIHWTPPTQELALTLARDTLKLHGPSSRRPRGGSGTQGGGYRCPFTENDVKRVTEMSHTHGYGEPFEAAGHEVTFYNAGHIPGSAHVLVDDGETRLLYTADFHTDDQRLVSASTDRPDADAVVCESTYADVDHDPRGEVEARFVESVRQTLWEGGTVVVPAFAIGRTQELLLVCEAYDIPCYVDGMGQEVTRMLRQHPAFVRDADALDRAAGHARFVTSHGQRTRIAEQNAAIVTTSGMLSGGPAMTYIPAIRANPTNKITLTGYQVEGTPGRRLLETGRAEIDGRVMPVSARVESYDFSAHADRDGLRSFLGAYEDASVFVVHGDRCEAFATELQADGVDATAPDLGAVVEV, encoded by the coding sequence ATGAAGCTCCAGTTCCTCGGCGGTGTCCGCGAGGTCGGGCGGAGCGCGCTCCTCGTCAACGACTCGCTCCTCCTCGACTACGGCATGCTGACGGGGAACCCGCCGCAGTTCCCGGTCTCTCGGCCCGACCCGGAGGCGGTCGTCGTCAGCCACGGGCACCTCGACCACGTCGGGCTGATTCCGTCGCTCCTTTCGGGGCGGGACCCACCAGCGATTCACTGGACGCCCCCGACGCAGGAACTCGCGCTCACGCTCGCGCGAGACACGCTGAAGCTCCACGGCCCGTCGAGCCGCCGGCCACGGGGCGGTTCGGGAACCCAGGGTGGCGGCTACCGGTGTCCCTTCACCGAGAACGACGTCAAGCGTGTGACTGAGATGTCACACACCCACGGGTACGGTGAGCCGTTCGAGGCCGCTGGCCACGAGGTGACGTTCTACAACGCGGGCCACATCCCCGGGAGCGCGCACGTCCTCGTGGACGATGGCGAGACCCGACTCCTCTACACGGCCGACTTCCACACCGACGACCAGCGACTCGTCTCCGCCTCCACCGACCGTCCCGACGCCGACGCGGTCGTCTGCGAGAGCACCTACGCCGACGTCGACCACGACCCACGGGGCGAGGTCGAAGCGCGATTCGTCGAGAGCGTCCGGCAGACGCTGTGGGAGGGCGGGACCGTGGTCGTGCCGGCGTTCGCCATCGGGCGGACACAGGAGCTCCTCCTCGTCTGCGAGGCGTACGACATCCCCTGCTACGTCGACGGCATGGGCCAAGAGGTGACGCGGATGCTCCGCCAGCACCCCGCGTTCGTCCGCGACGCGGACGCGCTCGACCGTGCGGCCGGACACGCGCGGTTCGTCACGAGCCACGGCCAGCGAACCCGCATCGCCGAACAGAACGCCGCCATCGTCACGACGAGCGGGATGCTCTCCGGCGGGCCGGCGATGACTTACATCCCTGCCATCCGCGCTAACCCGACGAACAAGATCACGCTGACCGGATACCAGGTCGAGGGAACGCCCGGGCGACGACTGCTCGAGACGGGCCGTGCAGAGATCGACGGCCGCGTCATGCCGGTCAGTGCCCGCGTCGAGTCGTACGACTTCTCGGCGCACGCCGACCGCGACGGGCTCCGGTCGTTCCTCGGCGCGTACGAGGACGCGTCCGTGTTCGTCGTTCACGGCGACCGCTGTGAGGCGTTCGCGACGGAGTTACAGGCCGACGGAGTCGACGCGACCGCTCCCGACCTGGGCGCTGTCGTCGAAGTGTAG
- a CDS encoding type IV pilin codes for MNFKQLFTEDRAVSPVIGVILMVAITVILAAVIGTFVLGLGDQVSETAPQAQFTFDYDSSAYDLTATHDGGDPIEANNLVAVGDINSSQAASEVEDDGTVNVAMSAGTSVVIETNAVSDPTVRLTWQSANSDKTATIARFG; via the coding sequence ATGAATTTCAAGCAACTCTTCACGGAAGACCGTGCAGTCAGCCCGGTCATCGGCGTCATCCTCATGGTGGCGATTACGGTGATCCTCGCGGCCGTCATCGGGACGTTCGTTCTTGGACTAGGTGATCAGGTCTCCGAGACCGCACCACAGGCACAGTTCACCTTCGACTATGACAGCAGCGCGTACGATCTGACGGCCACGCACGACGGTGGTGACCCTATCGAGGCGAATAATCTCGTCGCGGTCGGGGACATCAACAGCAGTCAGGCGGCTTCCGAAGTCGAGGACGACGGGACTGTCAACGTTGCGATGTCCGCAGGGACCTCGGTCGTGATTGAAACCAACGCGGTTTCGGACCCTACTGTCCGTCTGACTTGGCAGTCGGCGAACAGTGACAAGACGGCAACTATCGCCCGTTTCGGGTAG
- a CDS encoding formyltetrahydrofolate deformylase, whose translation MTREYTQITVIGDDKTGIVAKFTTLLFERGINIEDIDQAVRDGIFRMTLHADTAGMVCTKDTLREALADLGAEMDVDVQVRFPADRETKRIAVLATQESHCLEALFGAWANDELDAEISVVIANHDDLQPLAERYDVPFYDVGDEKGSPDEDELIDLLEEYDVDLVVLARYMRILSPNVVFRYEDRIINIHPSLLPSFPGAAAYRQAKEEGVRIAGVTAHYVTTDLDQGPVITQRAFDVPDDASLDELKTRGQPLEAEALLEAVKLHLDDAVTVHRGRTSLRDGVDEREYKLGLGDIGNPDRPVDGLGKALSATTDATDDSTDGDSDDSTDADTDADAEAEATTPSN comes from the coding sequence ATGACACGCGAGTACACCCAGATTACGGTCATCGGAGACGACAAGACCGGAATCGTCGCGAAGTTCACCACCCTGCTGTTCGAGCGCGGAATCAACATCGAGGACATCGACCAGGCGGTCCGCGACGGCATCTTCCGGATGACGCTGCACGCCGACACCGCGGGGATGGTCTGTACGAAAGACACCCTGCGCGAGGCGCTCGCCGACCTGGGTGCGGAGATGGACGTCGACGTCCAGGTTCGGTTCCCGGCCGACCGCGAGACGAAGCGCATCGCGGTGCTGGCGACACAGGAGTCACACTGCCTCGAAGCGCTGTTCGGCGCGTGGGCGAACGACGAACTCGACGCCGAGATATCGGTCGTCATCGCGAACCACGACGACCTCCAGCCGCTCGCCGAGCGGTACGACGTCCCCTTCTACGACGTCGGCGACGAGAAGGGGTCGCCCGACGAGGACGAACTCATCGACCTCCTCGAGGAGTACGACGTCGACCTCGTCGTCCTCGCCCGGTACATGCGCATCCTCTCGCCGAACGTGGTGTTCCGATACGAGGACCGCATCATCAACATCCACCCCTCCCTACTCCCGTCGTTCCCCGGCGCGGCCGCCTACCGCCAGGCGAAAGAGGAGGGCGTCCGCATCGCCGGCGTCACGGCTCACTACGTCACGACGGACCTCGACCAGGGGCCGGTCATCACCCAGCGGGCCTTCGACGTCCCCGACGACGCCTCGTTGGATGAACTCAAGACTCGAGGACAGCCGCTGGAGGCCGAGGCGCTCCTCGAAGCGGTCAAACTCCACCTCGACGACGCCGTGACGGTCCACCGCGGCCGGACCAGCCTGCGTGACGGCGTCGATGAGCGCGAGTACAAGCTCGGTCTCGGCGATATCGGTAACCCCGACCGCCCCGTCGACGGCCTCGGCAAGGCGCTCTCGGCGACGACGGACGCGACCGACGACTCGACCGACGGCGATTCCGACGATTCGACCGACGCCGACACGGACGCCGACGCCGAAGCCGAAGCGACCACGCCCAGCAACTGA
- a CDS encoding group I intron-associated PD-(D/E)XK endonuclease, whose protein sequence is MVTPHPKQRGQQSEAAVLFEFVGRGLSVLQPSGDNERYDLVVEISGTFYRVQVKTGRLENGRVQFETRSSGTLTNKISKRGYDGKIDVFAVYSPERRETFVVPIEDAPETSMGLRVSAAQKQSPNINWAADYSVERWLETVGE, encoded by the coding sequence ATGGTCACCCCACATCCAAAACAACGGGGACAACAGAGTGAAGCGGCGGTCCTCTTCGAGTTCGTCGGTCGTGGATTATCAGTTCTCCAGCCATCCGGTGATAACGAACGCTATGACTTGGTCGTAGAAATCTCGGGGACGTTCTACCGGGTACAGGTGAAGACTGGACGATTAGAAAACGGTCGAGTCCAATTCGAGACTCGAAGCTCCGGAACATTAACAAACAAAATCAGTAAGCGTGGATACGATGGTAAAATCGACGTCTTCGCCGTCTATTCTCCAGAGAGACGAGAAACGTTCGTCGTACCTATTGAAGATGCGCCAGAGACCTCAATGGGTCTACGAGTGTCTGCCGCACAAAAACAATCACCGAATATCAACTGGGCCGCCGATTACTCTGTCGAGAGATGGCTTGAGACAGTGGGCGAGTGA
- a CDS encoding nitrite/sulfite reductase — protein sequence MPTDVENWKSEVYGNEIREHLFRFAEDGWDAIPEDEHDEWFERFKWWGLYHQRNGQESYFMMRIGTPNGVLKPGQTEVVADIAEEYAEGPEENPIFGNGWVDWTTRQSIQLHWISLEDIPAIFEKLESVGLSTQQACGDSWRNIVGCPVAGKDKHEHVDALPVAEGLHETYKGHDEHSNLPRKWKVAVTGCREGCGQGDINDLAFEPATKEIDGEAVKGFNVNVGGGLARNEPRFARDLDVFVTPEEATTVGGAISALFRDYGNREDRYSARMKFLVDEMGVEEIRETLQAEYVDFELRTAGEDLRESYSYNSGRATGGHSDHVGVHEQNDGDYYVGLNVLVGRMATEDTRELARVADEYGSGEVRVTQRQNVIITDVPESELDALLEEPLLENYSPDPHPFMRGSVACTGTEFCSLSIVETKNRQVRYARWLKDNVGLPEGVDDFHIHLSGCTASCAQPQIADVSLRGMKTRKDGEAVEALDIGLGGGLGENPRFTQWVTQRVPVDEVPGALRNLLANFETHRQERVVPAERREGDGEAVEYETFRDFVERHEDDEEFLAALVEPEETDYDDPMMHNTKMTWYPYADEDDLNASPAPTDRDGNPIPADD from the coding sequence ATGCCGACGGACGTCGAGAACTGGAAGTCGGAGGTCTACGGTAACGAGATACGAGAACACCTCTTCCGCTTCGCGGAGGACGGTTGGGATGCGATCCCCGAGGACGAACACGACGAGTGGTTCGAGCGCTTCAAATGGTGGGGGCTGTACCACCAGCGCAACGGCCAAGAGTCGTACTTCATGATGCGCATCGGGACGCCCAACGGCGTGTTGAAGCCGGGGCAGACCGAGGTCGTCGCCGACATCGCCGAGGAGTACGCCGAGGGGCCCGAGGAGAACCCCATCTTCGGGAACGGCTGGGTCGACTGGACGACACGGCAGTCCATCCAGCTCCACTGGATCAGTCTGGAGGACATCCCGGCGATCTTCGAGAAGCTCGAATCGGTTGGGCTGTCGACCCAGCAGGCCTGCGGTGACTCCTGGCGGAACATCGTCGGCTGTCCCGTCGCCGGGAAAGACAAACACGAGCACGTCGACGCGCTACCCGTCGCCGAGGGGCTCCACGAGACGTACAAGGGGCACGACGAGCACTCGAACCTCCCCCGGAAGTGGAAGGTCGCCGTGACCGGCTGCCGCGAGGGCTGCGGGCAGGGCGACATCAACGACCTCGCGTTCGAGCCGGCGACGAAGGAAATCGACGGCGAAGCCGTGAAGGGCTTCAACGTCAACGTCGGCGGCGGACTCGCACGGAACGAACCGCGCTTCGCCCGCGACCTCGACGTGTTCGTCACGCCCGAGGAGGCGACGACGGTCGGCGGTGCCATCTCGGCGCTGTTCCGAGACTACGGTAACCGTGAGGACCGATACAGCGCCCGGATGAAGTTCCTCGTCGACGAGATGGGCGTCGAGGAGATCCGCGAGACGCTGCAGGCCGAGTACGTCGACTTCGAGCTTCGGACGGCCGGTGAGGACCTCCGCGAGAGCTACTCGTACAACTCGGGCCGTGCTACGGGCGGTCACTCCGACCACGTCGGCGTCCACGAGCAGAACGACGGGGACTACTACGTCGGCCTGAACGTTCTCGTCGGGCGGATGGCGACCGAGGACACGCGTGAGCTCGCCCGTGTCGCCGACGAGTACGGCTCCGGTGAGGTCCGCGTCACCCAGCGACAGAACGTCATCATCACGGACGTCCCCGAGTCCGAACTCGACGCGCTCCTCGAAGAGCCCCTCCTGGAGAACTACTCGCCGGACCCACACCCGTTCATGCGCGGCTCGGTCGCCTGCACGGGCACGGAGTTCTGCTCGCTCTCCATCGTCGAGACCAAGAATCGCCAGGTGCGCTACGCGCGCTGGCTGAAGGACAACGTCGGCCTCCCCGAGGGTGTCGACGACTTCCACATCCACCTCTCCGGCTGTACGGCCTCGTGCGCACAGCCACAGATCGCCGACGTCTCCCTCCGGGGCATGAAGACTCGGAAAGACGGCGAGGCGGTGGAAGCGCTCGACATCGGTCTCGGCGGCGGCCTCGGCGAGAACCCTCGCTTCACCCAGTGGGTCACCCAGCGCGTCCCCGTCGACGAGGTGCCCGGCGCTCTCCGAAACCTGCTCGCGAACTTCGAGACGCATCGGCAGGAGCGCGTCGTTCCAGCGGAACGACGAGAAGGAGACGGCGAAGCCGTCGAGTACGAGACGTTCCGCGACTTCGTCGAGCGCCACGAGGACGACGAGGAGTTCCTCGCCGCGCTCGTCGAACCCGAGGAGACCGACTACGACGACCCGATGATGCACAACACGAAGATGACGTGGTACCCCTACGCCGACGAGGACGACCTGAACGCCTCGCCCGCCCCCACCGACCGCGACGGAAATCCGATCCCTGCTGACGACTGA
- a CDS encoding type IV pilin: MNFKQLFTEDRAVSPVIGVILMVAITVILAAVIGTFVLGLGDQVSESAPQAQFTFDYSDGTTDSIEITHDGGDAIEAADLNVSISGASGSGSPNAQFLWTTVGSSGTVSAGSSGTIDDTTVNGGSGDLDLSSATVRIIWSSSNSDKTATIGQFEA, encoded by the coding sequence ATGAACTTCAAGCAACTCTTCACGGAAGACCGCGCTGTCAGCCCGGTCATCGGCGTCATCCTCATGGTGGCGATTACGGTGATCCTCGCGGCCGTCATCGGGACGTTCGTGCTGGGCCTGGGCGATCAGGTCTCCGAGAGCGCACCGCAGGCACAGTTTACGTTTGATTACAGTGACGGGACCACTGACAGCATCGAAATCACGCACGACGGTGGCGACGCCATCGAAGCTGCGGACCTGAACGTTTCCATTTCAGGGGCATCTGGCAGTGGCAGTCCGAACGCTCAGTTCCTCTGGACCACTGTCGGCTCTTCTGGCACTGTGTCCGCAGGCTCATCTGGAACGATTGATGACACTACGGTAAACGGTGGCAGCGGGGACCTTGATCTGAGCTCTGCTACGGTCAGAATCATCTGGTCGTCGTCGAACAGCGACAAGACCGCCACTATCGGTCAGTTCGAGGCATAA
- a CDS encoding DUF7119 family protein, with protein sequence MSDGDGPRRWTHPADREEPVGEPVVRADPSVTGERAREAVGFDPDDPESVQLAAETVRAFSENTVGAEDNVYMLRGAAACAALVRGVGSYKRAAERAGGDVSVSFIRKWARVHDLPQAIRRHVARGDIAPTAAKHIARVSGDARFALAWAVLDSDLTVREVRRTASAVNNGTSVEAALTEHGVVLGELATRLPPELYLELRRRASLENVSPDDVLADALTAYFAE encoded by the coding sequence ATGAGTGACGGAGACGGTCCTCGTCGGTGGACACATCCCGCCGACCGCGAGGAACCGGTCGGCGAACCGGTGGTCCGCGCCGATCCGTCTGTCACGGGCGAGCGAGCGCGCGAGGCCGTCGGCTTCGACCCCGACGACCCCGAGAGCGTGCAGCTCGCGGCCGAGACGGTCCGGGCGTTCTCGGAGAACACGGTCGGCGCGGAGGACAACGTCTACATGCTCCGCGGCGCGGCGGCCTGCGCCGCGCTCGTCCGCGGGGTCGGCTCGTACAAGCGCGCGGCCGAACGGGCCGGCGGTGACGTCTCGGTCTCGTTCATCCGGAAGTGGGCCCGCGTCCACGACCTCCCGCAGGCGATCCGACGACACGTCGCCCGCGGCGACATCGCCCCGACGGCGGCGAAACACATCGCCCGCGTCTCCGGTGACGCCCGCTTCGCGCTCGCGTGGGCGGTGCTCGACAGTGACCTCACGGTCCGCGAGGTACGCCGAACCGCGAGCGCCGTCAACAACGGGACGTCCGTCGAGGCGGCGCTCACCGAACACGGCGTCGTCCTCGGAGAACTCGCCACCCGGCTCCCGCCCGAACTCTACCTCGAACTCCGGCGGCGTGCCTCGCTGGAGAACGTCTCCCCCGACGACGTGCTCGCCGACGCGCTGACGGCGTACTTCGCGGAGTGA
- a CDS encoding deoxyuridine 5'-triphosphate nucleotidohydrolase: protein MFESGAYVADHVTPVDETQVQPNGVDLTLASVLEQTETGQISTDGKRIGERRPVEFESRDGGEWVSLTPGGYVVQYAETVHIPEGHVGFIYPRSSLMRNSCMLNTAVWDAGYEGKGEGLLQVHHPIDLERGARIAQLVLAEATHEGTYDGSYQGERTE from the coding sequence ATGTTCGAAAGCGGTGCGTACGTCGCCGACCACGTCACACCCGTCGACGAGACACAGGTCCAGCCGAACGGCGTCGACCTCACGCTCGCGTCGGTGCTCGAACAGACAGAAACCGGACAGATTTCGACGGACGGCAAACGGATCGGCGAGCGCCGCCCCGTCGAGTTCGAATCCCGTGATGGCGGTGAGTGGGTGTCGCTCACCCCCGGCGGGTACGTCGTCCAGTACGCCGAGACGGTCCACATCCCCGAGGGCCACGTCGGGTTCATCTACCCACGCTCCTCGCTCATGCGCAACTCCTGTATGCTCAACACCGCGGTGTGGGACGCGGGTTACGAGGGAAAGGGAGAGGGACTCCTCCAGGTCCACCACCCCATCGACCTCGAACGCGGCGCGCGAATCGCACAGTTGGTACTCGCCGAGGCGACTCACGAGGGGACGTACGACGGGAGCTATCAGGGCGAGCGGACCGAGTGA
- a CDS encoding aldo/keto reductase, with translation MTTNDLTNQSDTFDIGGDLTVHRLGFGAMRITGEGIIGEPDDVDHAKQVLQHAVDLGVDFIDTADSYGPGVSERLLREALHPYDDVVVATKGGLLRNRDTDWLPCGDPDYLRNAHLCSCDRLGVDSIDLYQFHRPDPDVPFEASVEALAELKDDGVIKHVGLSNVSVDQLETAREMVDVATVQNRYSVVEREAADVLDACESYDIGFIPWFPVGAGDLGAKGDLLEEVAAAHDASVYQVALAWLLASSPVTLPIPGTSSLEHLEENVAASALELTDDEVARLSA, from the coding sequence GTGACCACGAACGACCTCACCAACCAGAGCGACACGTTCGACATCGGCGGCGACCTCACCGTGCACCGACTCGGCTTCGGTGCGATGCGGATCACCGGCGAGGGCATCATCGGCGAGCCCGACGACGTCGACCACGCGAAGCAGGTGCTCCAGCACGCCGTCGACCTCGGCGTCGACTTCATCGACACGGCCGACTCGTACGGCCCGGGCGTGAGTGAGCGGCTCCTCCGCGAGGCACTGCACCCCTACGACGACGTCGTCGTCGCGACGAAGGGTGGCCTCCTGCGCAACCGCGACACCGACTGGCTCCCGTGCGGCGACCCCGACTACCTCCGAAACGCCCACCTCTGTAGCTGTGACCGTCTCGGCGTCGACAGCATCGACCTCTACCAGTTCCACCGGCCAGACCCCGACGTCCCGTTCGAGGCGTCCGTCGAGGCCCTGGCCGAACTGAAAGACGACGGCGTCATCAAGCACGTGGGGCTCTCGAACGTCTCCGTCGACCAACTGGAGACGGCCCGCGAGATGGTGGACGTCGCCACGGTGCAGAACCGCTACAGCGTCGTCGAGCGCGAGGCCGCGGACGTGCTCGACGCGTGTGAGTCGTACGACATCGGGTTCATCCCGTGGTTCCCCGTCGGCGCGGGTGACCTCGGTGCCAAGGGCGACCTCCTCGAGGAGGTCGCTGCCGCACACGACGCCTCGGTGTACCAGGTCGCGCTCGCGTGGTTGCTCGCGTCCTCGCCGGTGACGCTTCCCATCCCGGGCACGTCGAGCCTCGAACACCTCGAAGAGAACGTCGCGGCGTCCGCCCTCGAACTCACCGACGACGAGGTCGCACGGCTGTCGGCCTGA
- a CDS encoding GNAT family N-acetyltransferase, whose amino-acid sequence MTRDIDVDVAYEVPESGLADVVRLLRSTGWAADRDAEGVRRMLDHTDVVVCLVRDVVSGRTQGAEVVGFARALTDYQYRAFIEDVVVGVPYRGRGLGSRLVEELCAHPGLTDVEQLVLECRPDLADFYGRLGFEPVPAESMLLKRER is encoded by the coding sequence ATGACACGCGACATCGACGTCGACGTCGCCTACGAGGTTCCCGAGAGTGGCCTCGCCGACGTGGTTCGGCTCCTCCGCTCGACGGGCTGGGCCGCCGACCGTGACGCCGAGGGCGTCCGCCGGATGCTCGACCACACCGACGTCGTCGTCTGTCTCGTCCGCGACGTCGTCAGCGGCCGGACTCAAGGGGCGGAGGTGGTCGGCTTCGCCCGCGCGCTCACCGACTACCAGTATCGCGCCTTCATCGAGGACGTCGTCGTCGGCGTGCCCTACCGGGGACGAGGCCTCGGGTCGAGACTCGTCGAAGAACTCTGTGCACACCCCGGCCTTACCGACGTCGAGCAGCTCGTGCTGGAGTGTCGGCCGGACCTCGCCGACTTCTACGGTCGCCTCGGCTTCGAACCGGTCCCCGCCGAGTCGATGCTGTTGAAGCGCGAGCGGTGA
- a CDS encoding DUF5367 family protein, whose protein sequence is MSSPLSREAAVDSRTQAAALVGTGVGLWLLATLAFRLVGQFLLPPDDSSRVAIVFVTTVPVMAMLAFAVYSLLDVPPDRRLTAATLLVLPGMVLDAIVVTTFEWVFANMSPAAGSTFGGLLLLAYASVLLTGIVPLTYVGGSDDVTEQATEHTDDATGDRSGNEPVGES, encoded by the coding sequence ATGTCGTCACCGCTCTCCCGCGAGGCCGCCGTCGACTCGCGCACGCAGGCCGCGGCGCTCGTCGGCACAGGCGTCGGGCTCTGGTTACTCGCGACCCTCGCGTTCCGGCTCGTCGGCCAGTTCCTGCTCCCACCGGACGACAGCAGCCGGGTCGCGATCGTGTTCGTCACGACCGTCCCGGTGATGGCCATGCTGGCGTTCGCCGTCTACTCCCTCCTCGACGTGCCGCCCGACAGGCGACTGACGGCCGCGACGCTCCTCGTCCTCCCCGGGATGGTCCTCGACGCCATCGTCGTCACCACGTTCGAGTGGGTCTTCGCCAACATGTCGCCCGCCGCCGGCTCGACGTTCGGCGGACTCTTGCTCCTCGCGTACGCGTCCGTGCTCCTGACCGGCATCGTCCCGCTGACGTACGTCGGCGGGTCCGACGACGTGACCGAGCAGGCGACAGAGCACACGGACGACGCGACGGGAGACCGAAGCGGCAACGAGCCAGTCGGCGAGAGCTGA
- a CDS encoding DUF6360 family protein gives MPDRLLKINAYTTFDMLDGSAQGHDFDEEAFAVLNVTAPRTDPDHVTLELELDNTQLETLPPHADRVTLSAAQARELADELERYAATVDAADE, from the coding sequence ATGCCAGACCGACTCCTGAAGATCAACGCGTACACGACATTCGACATGCTCGACGGTTCGGCGCAGGGGCACGACTTCGACGAGGAGGCCTTCGCCGTGCTCAACGTCACCGCCCCTCGAACGGACCCCGACCACGTGACGCTCGAACTCGAACTGGACAACACCCAACTGGAGACGCTTCCTCCCCACGCCGACCGGGTGACGCTCTCGGCGGCCCAGGCGCGTGAACTCGCCGACGAACTCGAGCGCTACGCCGCCACGGTCGACGCCGCCGACGAGTGA
- a CDS encoding DMT family transporter: protein MSRRAAFLFAATAFLFGTSFVGIEAGLVSLPPVLFAALRVDVAAVVLLVYAWYRYDAWRPHTRADVLGVVASGLLVIFVNNVFLFVGQTTTSGNAGAVVYGVMPVVAPVFAFFLLRDERLSVADAGGLLLGLAGVVVIVQPDPANLIGSVGQGLVAVAAVCVALGSVLLRRIRPTMPTLALTGWSMAVVAPAVHAVSLGLGESSAVAWTPGVVGAVLYVGVLGTAAAYPAYYALIDTVGPVRANLTAYAMPVVAALTGWAVLGETVAPTTALGFVVVFAGFAVVQRQALVTALCRWLGREPDAPALTGSFETVDD from the coding sequence GTGAGTCGTCGCGCCGCGTTCCTCTTCGCCGCGACAGCGTTCCTCTTCGGCACCTCGTTCGTCGGCATCGAGGCCGGCCTCGTGTCGCTGCCGCCCGTGCTGTTCGCCGCCCTCCGCGTCGACGTCGCCGCCGTCGTCCTCCTCGTGTACGCGTGGTACAGATACGACGCGTGGCGGCCCCACACCCGTGCCGACGTCCTCGGCGTCGTCGCCAGCGGCCTGCTCGTCATCTTCGTGAACAACGTCTTCCTGTTCGTCGGGCAGACCACGACCTCGGGCAACGCCGGTGCCGTCGTCTACGGGGTAATGCCCGTCGTCGCGCCGGTGTTCGCGTTCTTCTTGCTTCGCGACGAACGGCTCTCTGTGGCCGACGCCGGAGGCCTGCTGCTCGGCCTCGCCGGCGTCGTCGTCATCGTCCAGCCCGACCCGGCGAACCTCATCGGCAGCGTGGGACAGGGCCTCGTCGCCGTGGCAGCCGTCTGTGTCGCGCTCGGGAGCGTCCTCCTCCGTCGCATCCGTCCAACGATGCCGACCCTGGCGCTGACCGGGTGGTCGATGGCAGTGGTCGCTCCCGCGGTCCACGCCGTGAGCCTCGGCCTGGGCGAATCGTCCGCCGTCGCGTGGACGCCCGGCGTCGTGGGCGCGGTCCTCTACGTCGGCGTCCTCGGGACGGCCGCCGCCTACCCCGCGTACTACGCACTCATCGACACCGTGGGCCCCGTTCGGGCGAACCTCACGGCGTACGCGATGCCGGTCGTGGCCGCGCTGACGGGATGGGCAGTCCTGGGTGAGACGGTCGCACCGACGACCGCCCTCGGGTTCGTCGTGGTGTTCGCCGGCTTCGCCGTCGTCCAGCGTCAGGCGCTGGTCACCGCACTGTGCCGCTGGCTCGGTCGCGAGCCCGACGCGCCGGCGCTCACCGGCTCGTTCGAGACCGTCGACGACTGA